The genomic DNA TCGACAATGAGGGCATTCATCTGAGGGGGAAGAGAAGTCGACATGATGTTGGGAATGTGGCAACGATCTTAGCTACTTTTATATGCAGGTGATCAGCGGCCACATGGAATATCAACTCGGCCCATACCTGCGCTATCCCCGAACAGCGTCCGTGCGAGAAAACTCGCTTGCGCCAACGATTCGATCTACGAGGTTCGATGAGAAAATGTCCGCGGATGTGTATTGCAAGTAGAACGGATTGTATATTTACGAAATGAAGTACATGTTCATACATGTTCATAGAATGCTACAAAGCATAGGTGAGCTTCTCGCCCGACACCTTGCCTGTGCGCTGGCGGTCCAGGCCGGCTGGGATCGCCTGCAGGCCACCGGTCTGGGGCGAAGTGCGGTTCGGCTTCACGAGGCCAGAGCTCAGCAGGCTTGTAAAGATACCGCCCGACAAGACTTTGGCCAGGAAACGCTGGTCCTCCTGCGCGTATTCCTTCGAGAAGTTCAGGCCAAACATGTTGACCTCCTCACCACCGACAGTGTACAACAGCACCGTCGTGCCCTTGACCTTGTCGTTGACCGACGCAACCTCCTTGCTCAGGGGGAGAATCACGACCAGCTTCGACGGCTGCGTCTTGGACAGAGCACGCGCACATGACTCCTGCGATCCCTTCTCAGAGAAGGTGTCAAAGGCGTACGCAAGATCGgggtgcgcctcggcgatctTTTCCGGCGTGGACTCGTCCGCATAGTCAAAGGTCTCTGCCGCGCCGAGACCCTTCAGGAATTCGTGGTTCTTGGGGGACGCAGTGGCAATCACATGGATGCCAGCAACGCGCGCAAACTGGATCACAAACTGACCgacggacgaggcgcccgacCAGACCAGCAGTTTCTTTGTCTGGTCGaccggcggcagcgacgtgAGCGTCGGCTGAGGCGCAGGCAAACCAAGGTGCTTCGGCTGGAAGAGACCAAAGTACGCCGTGTTACCGCCGATACCGAGACCAGCAGCCTCCTCATCCTTGACCGAGGCAGGAACGCGCATCACCGCCGCGGGGTGCGTCTTGAGGTAGTCGGCGAAAGCACCAACACCAACGTCCCAGCCGCCGTGTACCATACCAGCGACACGGTCACCGACCTGGATGTCGGTTCCGGCTTGTGCATCCTTGGTCACAACCGTACCTACAAAGTCGGAGCCAAGCGTGGTGCCCACCTTGCCGAAGAAGTCGAGATGCTTCCAGTCTGTGGGGTTCAGAGCCACGTTGTGCACGCGCACAATGATCGAGTGGTCGTCCGGCTTGGGCGTCTCGGTCTGCTTAAGAGCGAGCTTGCCTTGGCCTTCGACGATAAGGGCGTTCATGTGAGAAGGGATTTTAGTCGACATGATGTTGGGGAACACTGGGTATTTGCGCCAGTTTTATAGCCAGCGTGATCTGTGCCACACGATTTGTCATTCGGGCGAAAAGGCCTACGTTATCCCCGAGTGACGTCCGTGCGAGGAAACTCGCCTGCACCGATTGTTCGATCGCTTGGGCGAAAATGTTCGGCGGGATCATGTCCGCGGATCTGTCGTGCGTGGTGCGACGGAGTTTCCAATACGAATAAGTACGTGTATAGAAAACTACAGTGCATAGGTAAGCTTCTCGCCCGTGACCTTGTTCTGGCGCAAACGGTCCAAGCCCGCAGGAATCGCCTGCAGGCCACCGGTCTGTGGCGACGTGCGGTTCGGTTTcacgaggccgtgcgcaagcATCTTTGAaaaggcgccgctgctAGTGAATTCACGCAAGTACGCAGCATCttcctcggcctctttcTGGGAGATGTGTGTGCTGTAGATATCGATTTCCTTGCCAATCATCGAGTAGAAGAGGAAAAAGGTGGCTTTGACCTTGTCGTTCACTTTGCTAATTTCGTTGCTTAGCGGAAGGATAACGACCAGCTTGGAAGGCTGCATCTTGgacagcgcacgcgcactcGCCTCTTGGGATCCCCTTTCGGAAAAGGTGTCGTACGCGTACACGAGGTCGGGGTGTGCCTCGGCAATCTTGTCCGGCGTCGTTGTGTCAGAGTAGTCAAACGTCTCTGCCGCACCAAGGACCCTTAGGAAGGCATGGTTCTTGGGCGAGGCAGTCGTGATCACATACAAcccggcggcacgcgcaaACTGAATGACAAACTGGCCCACTGACGTAGAGCCCGACCAGACCAGCAGCTTCTTGCTCTGGTCGACCGGCGGCAGGGTCGTACTGgacgcgtccggcgcagtCAGGCCAAGGTGCTTGTCCTGAAAGAGGCCAAAGTAGGCCGTGTAACCACCGATGCCGATACCTGcggcctcctcgtcgggcACATTGCTAGGAATACGCGTCACCGACTCGGGAGAAGTCGTTAGGTAGTTGGCAAAAGCGCCAACACCCACTTCCCAGCTACCGTGGACCGAGCCGGCCACACGGTCGCCGACTGCGATATCCGTGCCAGCCTTGGCCCCTTTCTGGACGACCGTTCCTACATAGTCAGAGCCGACCGTCGTGCCGACCTGCGGGAAAAAGTCGAGGTGCTTCCAGTCGGTCGGGTTGAGGCCCACATTGTGCACTTGGACAAGGATCTGCGTATCGCTGGGCACAGGCGTTTTGACCTGCTTGACAGCAGCCTGTCCCTTGCCCTCAATGATCAGTGCGTTGGTTTGGTTGGGAATTTGCGACGTCATGGTGGGAGCAGAAAGTACATCGCCGTTTATATAATAGTGGTCTGTGCGCGTTCAAGATCCGAGGCCGGGGATTATCTCCGATGTCGCTCGCACATGCCATGTCCGAGCGCATGCAATGTCCGAGCGCATGCAATGTCCGAGCGCATGCAATGTCCGAGCGCATGCAATGTCTGAGCGCATGCAATGTCTGAGCGCATGCAATGTCTGAGTGCATGCACCTAATTTACTTGCGtcttggcgcgctcctcAGGCACATCGCTATAGCAGGAGAGCAGGTACTAGTCATCGTCTCTAGCGTCGCTTGGAGTACAGCACGAAATAGGGATGTATTATGATTTCATTCGACATCTACAGCCAACGCACTTCGTTTACTGGATCGCATAAATGAGCTTCTTGCCCGAGACCTGGCCCTTGCGCAGGAGATCGAGTCCCTCAGGGATCGAATCCAGGCCACCCTTCTGAAGAGACGGGCGGTTGGGCTTGACGAGGCCGGCGCCAAGCAAGTGCGTAAAGATGTCGTTCTTGGTAAAGTTGAGCAGGAATTTGTAGTAGCTCTCCGCATCCTCCTGCGAGAAGGAGCggccaaagagcgcgaTGGCCTTGCCATGAATAGCGTCAAGCAGGAAAAAGGAGCTCTGGACCTTGTTGTTCACCGTGGTAAGATCCTTGTCCACAGGCAGGATCATGACGAGCTTCGACGGCTGCGTCTTGGACAGTGCACGCGCACACGACTCCTGCGAGCCCTTCTCAGAGAAGGTATCAAAGGCGTGCGTAAGGTCGGGGTGGGCCGCCGAAATCCTGTCCGGCGTCGCAGCGTCCGAGTAGTCGTACGTCTCCGCCGCACCGAGCTCCTTCAGGAACGCGTGGTTCTTCGGCGAGGCCGTGGCGATCACATGGAtgccagcagcgcgcgcaaACTGGATCACAAACTGACCAACCGACGTGGCCCCCGACCAGACCAGCAGCTTCTTGCTCTGGTCGATCGGACCCAGGCCCCGGAGGTCCGCCGGGGGGGCAGGCAGTTCCAGGTGCATGGGATGGAAGAGACCAAAATAGGCCGTGTAGCCGCCAACACCGATACCAGCGAGGTCCTCGTCTTTGAGCGAAGGAGGGGCACGCGTGAGCGACTCGGGGTATGTCTTGATGTATTCCGCAAAAGCGCCACGACCGACCTCCCAGCCGCCGTGGACCAGACCGGCAACCCGGTCACCGACCTGGATGTCGGTGCCGGCCTTGGCGCCCTTGGCCACAATCGTACCGACAAAGTCGGAGCCAAGGGTCGTGCCCACCTTGCCGAAAAAGTCAAGGTGCTTCCAGTCCGTGGGGTTCAGCGCGTTGTCGTGCACACGCAGAATAACTGAGTGGTCGTCAAGCTTAGGGGTCTCGGTTTGCTTGAAGGCcagcttgccgaggcctTCAACAATGAGAGCGTTCATCTTAGGGGGGAGTTGAGTAGACATGTTGCTGAGAAACAGCTCATACGAGCCCTTACATTTATAAGATTAGGGTCTGTGCCACACCGTCCTGACCCTCGGACCTAGCGCTTGGGCCAGCTCTGAACCCTGAATTATCCCCGAAATCTTGCGCTAACCCCGTTGGTGGGACCGTGCGAGAAAACCCAATACCATTGATTGGTCGATGCCTAGGCGATATAGGTCAGAGGGCAAAGAAATTGACGGAATTTTGGTGGTGTAACAGTCTATGAGTTCAACGTGCAGCGTAGGACTATAGGGCTACTGGACAGCATAGGTGAATTTTTCACCCGACACTTGACCGTTGCGCAATCGGTCCAAGCCCGCAGGGATCGCCTGGAGACCACCCGTCTGGGGCGATGT from Malassezia japonica chromosome 1, complete sequence includes the following:
- a CDS encoding uncharacterized protein (COG:C; EggNog:ENOG503NX3C), translated to MNALIVEGQGKLALKQTETPKPDDHSIIVRVHNVALNPTDWKHLDFFGKVGTTLGSDFVGTVVTKDAQAGTDIQVGDRVAGMVHGGWDVGVGAFADYLKTHPAAVMRVPASVKDEEAAGLGIGGNTAYFGLFQPKHLGLPAPQPTLTSLPPVDQTKKLLVWSGASSVGQFVIQFARVAGIHVIATASPKNHEFLKGLGAAETFDYADESTPEKIAEAHPDLAYAFDTFSEKGSQESCARALSKTQPSKLVVILPLSKEVASVNDKVKGTTVLLYTVGGEEVNMFGLNFSKEYAQEDQRFLAKVLSGGIFTSLLSSGLVKPNRTSPQTGGLQAIPAGLDRQRTGKVSGEKLTYAL
- a CDS encoding uncharacterized protein (COG:C; EggNog:ENOG503NX3C) codes for the protein MTSQIPNQTNALIIEGKGQAAVKQVKTPVPSDTQILVQVHNVGLNPTDWKHLDFFPQVGTTVGSDYVGTVVQKGAKAGTDIAVGDRVAGSVHGSWEVGVGAFANYLTTSPESVTRIPSNVPDEEAAGIGIGGYTAYFGLFQDKHLGLTAPDASSTTLPPVDQSKKLLVWSGSTSVGQFVIQFARAAGLYVITTASPKNHAFLRVLGAAETFDYSDTTTPDKIAEAHPDLVYAYDTFSERGSQEASARALSKMQPSKLVVILPLSNEISKVNDKVKATFFLFYSMIGKEIDIYSTHISQKEAEEDAAYLREFTSSGAFSKMLAHGLVKPNRTSPQTGGLQAIPAGLDRLRQNKVTGEKLTYAL
- a CDS encoding uncharacterized protein (EggNog:ENOG503NZG6; COG:C), which encodes MSTQLPPKMNALIVEGLGKLAFKQTETPKLDDHSVILRVHDNALNPTDWKHLDFFGKVGTTLGSDFVGTIVAKGAKAGTDIQVGDRVAGLVHGGWEVGRGAFAEYIKTYPESLTRAPPSLKDEDLAGIGVGGYTAYFGLFHPMHLELPAPPADLRGLGPIDQSKKLLVWSGATSVGQFVIQFARAAGIHVIATASPKNHAFLKELGAAETYDYSDAATPDRISAAHPDLTHAFDTFSEKGSQESCARALSKTQPSKLVMILPVDKDLTTVNNKVQSSFFLLDAIHGKAIALFGRSFSQEDAESYYKFLLNFTKNDIFTHLLGAGLVKPNRPSLQKGGLDSIPEGLDLLRKGQVSGKKLIYAIQ